GAGAAAgtgaagcaagaaagaaaaaagtgaagcaATGACTGGCGCCGAGATCGGCTGTAAAAAAAGCAAACGTAGAAGCAGCGGAGAGGAGGCGTCTACACTGGGGGATCTAGGGGAGAGATGGACGGACTGTAAGAATAGGAGGCAGTCCACTCTAGAAAGTGGGGACGTGCCCTGGAGGAGGGAGGCTGTCTGTTTGGGAGGGATTGTGGATGGTCCACGGTGGGAATGGGTGAGGGGATCATCGGGACGGGGTGGAACTGTGAAAGGGGGTCTACCGTGGGGTAACTGCGGGAAGTAGCGGTCTACAGGTCACTAGCGTCTGTATTGCAATAACTAGAGGGAGGGCTCTACCCTGGAAGTGGGAGTACCTGCCTTGGGTGAGGGGGGAAGAACGGGCTTTCAATGGAAGAGGGAAGGTGTACACGGGCGCAATTGAGGGAGGTAGAGGTATCTACCTACACAGAAGAagctggggaaaggagaggggggtGTAAAATGGGCTTGGGAGGGAGTTCTCGCTGAATTAGAAAGCCTCGCTGGAGGATGGGAAAAGGTCTCCTGTTTGTACCCGAGTAAACTATAGGTGAGAGACCTGCGCCGTGGCCCGTGAGGGAGGTCTGGGTGCGGAAGACCCCGCACGGGGTGGGCCTGGGAGGCCGCCTGTACCTAGGACCTGTTCTCTACGCGCAGGCCAGACCATGGGAACACAAAAGCCTCGCATCCTGCCCTGGCTGGTATCTCAGCTGGACCAGGGGCAGTTGGAGGGCGTGGCCTGGCTGGATGAGAGCCGCACGCGCTTCCGCATCCCTTGGAAGCACGGCTTGCGGCAGGATGCCCAGCTGGAGGACTTCGGCATTTTCCAGGTGCGGGCGCGCCGGGCGGGGTGGACTCCGAGGGGGCAGAGGTGCACTCCCAGGGGGCGGGGCCGAGAAGGCGGGATTAGCAAGCATGGAGAGGCCTGCTCTCATTCTGACAGACTGAGGTGGGTGGAGTTAGAACGGGAAGGGGTTTAGTTAGTAGGATCCACGGACTGGTGTCGGAGAGCAGTCAGGATCAGAGCTGCCAGGTTCCGGTAACGGAATCGGGAAAGTGAAGGAAATGCATCCTGGGGAGTTCGGGGCCTCCGGGGTGAGGCTCTTGGTTGTAGAATTTCTGGGGGCCGGTCTTGGAATATTAGAGGCGAGACTTGGCCCTGAAGCTGAGGTTTCTTACCACCAAATTAGGATACACCGGTGGTGGTAAGCCGAGTTAGAGTGCGAGGGGGCGGGGTTATTACAGAGGGTGTCCTGGGGCAGGTTGGTGGCAGAGTTAGACACTCATTAGGACCTGGAAGGCTGGCTTAGAAAGCAAAGGTTTTTGAAGGGTGGTGGTAGGGGGATTCGGGGCGCAGAGAATCTGAGAGTTTGGGGATGGAACCTTGCCAAGTTAGAACGTGTCGGGGGAAGGACGGTGTTAGGACAAGAGGAGACAGGGTTGGGACCCCTGGGGCAAGGTCTAAGTCATCCTCTCCACTGTCTTGGTACCACTGGTCCCCTAGGCCTGGGCTGAGGCCAGTGGTGCCTACACTCCTGGGAAGGATAAGCCGGACCTGCCCACCTGGAAGAGGAATTTCCGGTCCGCCCTGAACCGGAAGGAAGCGTTGCGTTTAGCAGAGGACCACAGCAAGGACCCTCACAACCCGCACAAGATCTATGAGTTTGTGACCTCAGGTGTGCTGGAAGTGAGGCTTCACTTAGAGGGATGGGATTTCAGCTGTCCCTAGCGCCCCCACTCCACTTCCCACCTTTCTCCACAGGAGTTGGGAACTTAGCTGAGCCAGACACCTCTCTAGACACCAATGGCAGATTCAGTGCCTCTGATATCCAGGTAAGAATGCGCCCCGACCATCCTGCTCTCTGCCCCATCCCCTCTCTGCGTCCTCATGGGCCTATTCAGGCCTCATCTTCTTCCCCTGCACCATCACCCCAGGCTCCATTCTGTCCCCTGCAGTCTGTCCCCAACCTGACTCAGTGCTGACCctgtccccccgccccctgcccacagccctccaTGGCTTCCCAGCATCCTCAGGAGAAAATTCAGAGCTTTCAGCAGGCATTCAAGGCCCTAATCCACCTTTCTAGAATTTAATAGCTTTCCTCCCTGTGCAGGGTTCTCTCAGCGTTTTGGGAACTCAGAACCTCTCCTTGATCTTGCTGATGTCTGTGCCAGGGGAAGTCCCCTCTGAAATTCTTCCCAGCCCTCTCTGCCCGGGTCTTGCTTGCAGAGAGCCAGATCCTTGGGTGGAATTAGCTGCTCCCCTCGGGCCACTGTAGTGCCCGGCATACATCAAAGCTGTACATACTTTACTGTCTGTGCCCCAGGTTAGAAGCCCCTTGAGGGCAAAGCTCAGGTCTGTCTCCTCTCTGGGTCCCCACATCGCTGAGCATAAAGCTTGGTCCATGGGAAGTCTCCAGAAAAGGCTGTGGAAATAcctggatcctttttttttttcctctccaggaAGACATTCTGGAGAAGTTACTGAGTGACATGGACTTGGCCCCAGATGGAGGGCCCTCAAGTCTGACCATGGCCCCTGAGAACCCCCCTCAGCTCTTGCTGGGCCCCAACTTAGATGTCCCTGCTCCTTGCCCAAAGCCGGGACCCCCTGAAAACCCACTGAAGCAGCTGTTGGAGAGCGAGGAAGGTGAGCGCCAGCTGTGGGTGGGAGGGGGTAGGGCTGGGCCACAAGCCCCCTGACGTTCCctcattctctctccccttcacattactgctgctgctgctcagAGTGGGAGTTCGAGGTGACCGTCTTCTACCGGGGCTGCCAAGTCTTCCAGCAGACTGTCTTCTGCCCGGGGGGCCTGCGGCTGGTGGGATCAGAAGCAGGGGACAGGACACTGCCTGGGCAGCCAATAAGACTGCCAGACCCCGCGGCGTCCCTGACAGACAGGGGCGTGACAGACTACGTGCAGCGGGTGCTGAGCTGCCTGGGCGGGGGACTAGCTCTGTGGAGGGCTGGGCAGTGGCTCTGGGCCCAGAGGCTGGGGCACTGCCGTGTGTACTGGGCCGTGGGCGAGGAACTCCTCCCCAACAGTGGTCACAGGCCTGATGGTGAGGTGCCCAAGGACAGGGAAGGAGGCGTGTTCAACATAGGGCCCTTCATAGCAGGTGAGTGAGGTGGGGCCTTAGCTCTGCTGTGGAAACGGCAGGCAATGGTGGTTAAAAACTCTGGGGTCAGGAGGTTTGGGATCGAATTCAGACCCTGCTGCTCTGCTTGTGGTTGAACCTGTGGGGAGAAGGACTGGACTGCTCTGAACCTGTGGAGTCTAAGGactgtctcctctctctcaccTGCCCAGAGCTGGCAGGAGGCACAGGGCCCAGCGTACAGAAGGTGCTTCGGGGAATTAGCTGCCATAGTCATTATCATTTATTACAATTATGGTGGAAAGACAGAGGCAGGAGAAAGAAATCCTTTAGGGCTTTGCTCTCCAAACAGACCTTTCTGCAATGATGCAAATGCTCTGTATTTCCACTGCCCAATATGGTatccactagctacatgtggctactgagtacTTAGATGAGGTGAGTGCAAATGAGGAAGtgagtttttttaagttttatttgattttaattagaTACAATTAAAACTTGAATAGCCGTGGTGGCTAATGGCTACATATTGGACAGCATGACCTTGAAGGGTTAAAGAGCAGTAACCACCAACCACCTTATACTCCAGAATCACTGAGCATCCTTGGGGAAGTGGACTCCCCTCCTGGGCCTGTTTCCCCATCCAGATGCTGAGGCTCCAGGAGGTGTGTGTGGAGGCCTACCTTCCAGCCCAGCCCCGATGGAAGGGAGGAGGAACATTTCAGCTTGTGCCAGAACTGAAGGGACTTTCCCCAAATCAACAGCCCCCTGGTCATGGTGGCAGAGATATGCTGAGCTTCAGATCAGGGAGGAAGATGAGGATGTTACTGAGGTtttgggggagcagggaggggcaggtAGAGGGTCTTCTTCCCATCTCTGACTAGGTTCCTGGGCCCCCAGATCTGATTGCCTTCATCGAAGGAAGCGGACGCTCACCACGCTACACCCTCTGGTTCTGCGTGGGGCAGTCATGGCCCCAGGACCAACCATGGGTCAAGAGGCTCGTGATGGTCAAGGTACTGCAGCCCCAGGCTCCTGGAGCTGAGGGGTAGATCCTGAAAGGGAGGAGGTTGCTTCTGGGAACTACAACTCCCACAGTCCCCTCGGAGACTACAACTCCTAAGAGTCTCTGCAAGTACCAGTTCCTCCTCAGGAGCTTCTGGTGTCCCTCCCACGGCCCCACCCCCAAAGCCTATATTTGCATTCTCCCAACCATGTGGAAGTTGGTGGACTACAAGTCCTAGCAGCCTGTGTAGGGTACTACAGCTCCCAGGAGTCCTTCTGATCACAAGCTGCTCAGCTCTAGCTTCCAGGAACCCCTCAGCAGCCTCAGCCCTAAGAACCATTTATGGTCTCCCTTGGTGGTGAATATGGGGAAAACTGTAACGCCCAGCAGCCCTGGGCCTAACGGTTCATCCTGGGTTACAGTGGGGGCTGTCGGGAATTGTAGTCTACTCAACCCATCCCCGACAGTAGACGGTGCTGGGTGTTTCCCCTGACTGtttctcctccacctccctcAGGTTGTCCCCATGTGCCTCAGAGCCCTGCTAGACATGGCACGGGTAGGGGGTGCCTCCTCCCTGGAGAACACTGTGGACCTTCACATTTCTAACAGCCAACCACTCTCCCTCACCTCAGACCAGTACAAGGCCTACCTCCAGGACCTGGTCGAGGACATGGACTTCTAGGTCACTGGGGAGGCCTGAGCCCTCAACTTCCACCTCAACCAATAAACTGGCTCCGGCCATGGTCATCACTTGTCTGTCTGGTGTTCACTGTCCCTGGGCCAGCCCTGACCCAAGTTGGGGGTTATTCCTTCTTAAGGCCCGTTTATCCATCTGTGCAAGCCACTCATATCCTAGGTGCTCACTGCATaaaggccaggcactgtgcaggggGCAGCTGACACTCCTCACCTCTTCCCTGTGGCCTGGTGAGTAGGTGACAGTCACCCCTATTTTACAGACCAagacactgaggcttagagaggagGAAAGTCCACCAAGTAGGAAAATACAAGGCAGGTCAGAATCCAGGTCTGACTCTAAGGGTGCCACTCTTTGAGGCCGACCCTGGGGCTCACTCTGGAACGCCCGTCTTGCCTATGAACAATTCAGGCCGACGTCCAGTAAGCACAGAGCCTTTCGCCTGCCTGTCCTGCCTGTCAGGGACCTTGGGTCCCCTCCCAACTCCTGCtaggtgacctcaggcaagtccttCTCCTTTCCGGGCCCTGGGCTCCCCTCCATGTGGGCCTGTGAGGGCCAGTTGTAAAGGAATTCTGAGCCCACCCCCAATCGGAACCCACCCTCCCCCCGCAGCCTGGCTGCACCCACCTCTCCTCACCGCGCCTGGGTTCTGGGTAACAGGGACTGATGGAGGCCAGCACAGCCCTGATTCACTGTGTGGCCCTTGCtgctccatgcctcagtttccctctccaTCTCGGGGGAGTCAATTAGATCACCCCAGCCTCATAggactggtaaaaaaaaaaaaaaaaactgaatggaGGACAAAGATCCTGTTTCTGGGGCAATTCCAAGGTTAGACAAATAGCACCTAGACGCCCTGAGCTGGGCAGACACTGGTCAGGTGGGGCAGGGACCTCTCcctcccatcaccaccactcTGTATCAGTAGCAAcggcttcctatgtgccaggtccGGTTCAAAGTGCTTCACCCGCCTGCGTCtttcttaatcctcacaacacccacTTTATAGACGAAGAAACAGGCCCAGTGAGAGGAATGCACTTTTCCCAAGTCACACCGTCTACTTCCCCGCTAACCACCCTCACACTTGGGCCAAGGCTCCTCCCCGACCCTTTCCCAAACTGGACTCTGAAAAGAAAGGGCTAAAAGTCCTGGGGCTCAGGGGTAATATTTCATGAAATCTTTAATGAAACTGGGGTAGGGGCACGAACAGAGGGGAGGGGCAATGGGCACAGGCTTGGGGCCAGGGAGATGGcagtggggctgggcagggggctcTCCTCTTTCCCGCAGCAACCCTCCCCCAATCATCCCACTGACAGGGGAGGGACGTAGGGAGGCAGAGCCATAAATACGTCCAGAATTCCAGAGAGGCAGCGAAGGAGGAAAGGGGCGGCTGGGGATCTCagagagggggcaggggcaggcccgGGCCGCCCTTGTCAGGGGGTCCCGGCTCCTTGGGCGGCCGTGGGGGCCCCGGAGGGTCCCCTGGCTTGCGGCCGTGCTTGCGGAAGTAGCGGTAGCGTTGGACGTAGGCGCGCACCAGGTTGCTCACCTTCACCGGGTTGATCTCCCCACTTTTGCTGTGGCAGATCTGGGGGGCAAGGGGCAGCTGCAGTCACCGCCAGCCCCCATGGTCCCCTGCACCTGGACTGCTGAGCACAGCTGGGGACTGGGATGGGAACCCCTCCGCCAAAATCCAGGCCAACGTCCCTACTTGTCCCCCTGATGCCAGCAGAACAGGCCCAGGTGGGCTTGAGGCATCCTGTCACCCTCTCGCCTTCCAGAGTGACCCACTGCccctctgtctccccatctctGTACGCCTGTCTGCTCACGTCCATCACTCCGTCtcatcctctccccacctctgcgCATCTTGTCCCCCTCTGGGCCCCACCTTGTGGACGGCCTTCCTCAGGATGTCCTTGTACTCCTCCTTGGTGATGTCCTTCTTCTGATAATACGGCTTGATGGCCAGCTTCACCTCCTCTACTGCCCGCTCCTGCGTGTGCAGCTTCTTCAGATACTGGCGAGGGTGGCGACAGTGGGAAGAAGGGACAGCAAAGGCCAGGTGAGTTACTGCAGAACCCCTACCTCCACTCACCTGCCCACCAGCTCAGACTTCTTGACCATCCAGCTACTCCCAGAGGTGGAAATCCTGCTTAGGGTCTGCCCTGTTCTCCCCTTGCTACAGTCGCCCCAGaccccaggccaggcctgggcctCTCAATGTCACTAGCATCTCCTCCAGGCTGGACCCTGGGCTGTCCCAGGCATCCATGACCAGGACCCATGTGTCCCCTGCCCTTACAGTCTAGTAGGGAGACAGACCTGAGCCAGGCGGCTGTTCCCTACCATCCCAGAGAAGATGGGGGCAGATAAACTGAGGCCTGGGAAGGGCAGGACACCCCAgacttcagggccaatatctcccaTGAAACACGAATGCCAACTGTTGGGTGAGCTACTGAGCTGCTGGGGGAGCCACGGCCACCCCAGGGGGACTCTTCAGGCCTCCCTAGCCCCACAGGAGTGGGTTTCTAAATATGCGGCCAACAGAAAGGGATTATGTCCTGCACCCGTCTCatatgtggagagagagaacGATGGCAGAGAACAGACAGGGCAGCCTCACTGGCGGAACAGGGACCTGCTGCTCGTCTCAGGGCCTGTACTGTCCCTGTCCCGCAGCCCATGGCGCAGGCCATGGACAAGTACACATCAAAGCTGTGGCCCCACCTCCGTTTATACGGGGCTTATAACACGGGGGTTTGTTCTGCTTTTCTTCTGGCTCTGTATGTGGGGTGCGAAAAGGGTGAGCAGCGCCATCATCTGGTGACAGGGCCATAGCGACCAGCAACCAGATCCACCCAAAAGGTACACAGCCCCAAGGCCCAGGAGGAGGAGCCAGAtgtagtggggggagggggggcctgTTTGCCCTGCACCCATTCTTCCTCCCTCCGTCCAGGAACAGAtgcttgattttttgtttgtaaaCCACCCCGAGCCCCCCTTACACAAAAAGATcggggtgagagagagaggtatAGATGACCAAAGAGTAGACTGTAGTAGGTATATGTATAAACATGCATGTGTTTATATCCatatctatttctctctttctctccctaccTCCATCCCATCTCTATACGAAATTCTTTAAAAACCTGTCTAGCACCCCTTTCCCAATCATCTAATCAAGTGAAAGTTTAGTTCCTTACAATTTAGTGATTTCAGTTTTATCTAAGTCCTCATCTGCTGGCATCAGTCTCTGGCATTCTCCTCGGGCCCCTGCATCTCAGTTATCTGCCTGCGTTCTCTGCAAAACTGTCACCACTAACCCACCTCTCCCAAGCCCAGTTCACCTTGTCTGTGTCACCACGTCCCTCGGAGCTGCTGCTGCCCTCTCTCTTGTCAGACGCTGCAGCCAGcccagtgggggtgggaggggtagaGCCACAGCCCCCCAGGGGGAGGCTGCCAGGGAGCAGGTAGCTGGAGGGGCCAGGGGGCAGACCCAGAGAGGTGGGCACAGGAGCTGGCGTCACCCCCAGACTTGAGGGGGGCTTCCTGTGGCTGAGGATCTGTGGGAAAAGGTTGGAGAATAAGCaaagggaggtggaggggaggacgGAACATGTACCCCTATTCCCACCCTGATTTCCCAATAGTCCCAGAGGCAACAGGCTCCTCTTCTGGCAGATACCTTGCCCCAAAGCCTGCTGGGAGCTGAAGTTCCTCTCCTAACCCGAAGCAGGGGACAAGAGAAGGGGCTGCGGGGACTCTTCCCCAAGGAAGCCCACCTGGTTGGTGGCCTGGATCAGCTCCTGGGCCTTTGCTCGGCTTGCCAGATTGGCTTCTTCCATCTTGAAGAGAAGTGCAGTCACTGCAGTAGGTGGAGAGTGGACGACAAGGATCGGGAGTTGACGCAAGAGAAGAGGGTGACCCTCACCCAGCCACGTGCCACCTCCCGCCCCGGGCCCCCAGACAGGCTATAAGGTCTCAGGCTCATAACTGGGAAAAGGGGCCTCAGCCACCAAGAGAACCAGCCCACACCCTGTATGTTCTTAGGACTCAAGGTgtgtgtggggcaggggtgggggtggcgtGTGGCCAGAGTCACACAGTGACGAGTTGGTCCCGAGCCCCCGtagcctctctccccacctctgcagtCTAGCAAAGGCTCCTGCCATCCCTTAAGGGACACTGCTCCCTACTCCCCGATTCCGGTCCCTCCACCAAGCCTACCCCAGTCTACCTCTAGGTGGACCCCAGGACACACCCCACTCCTCCAGTCTCTGCTGGACTGGCTGCCCGCTGCTCCCATCTGCCCAGTGCTCTCCCAGTGCACCCAAACATCGTGGAGCCTTCTGGACAGACCCTGACTGGCCCTTACCCACCCAAGGCCCTCCCAGTCCTGGTCACTACACCCACCCCTTCCAAGGTATCTCCACTGCCTCCAAGTTTGTCCCCACACGACCTCCTCCCTGATCCTGTCTGTCCACCCTAATGTGCCCCAGCCCCCCCCAGGGGACACTCACAGGCCAGGACACCGCTGGTAGTGCAGTCTACACCAGCGGGCAGGTTCCAGGGCATGGGTGGGGGCAGCGTGGGCAGCTGGGAGACACGGGGGGCTGGCCCATCCTCCGCCCCCGAGTCGCCAGCCGTGGACCCCGCACTAGGAGCGGTGCTAGGAGCGGCCGCAGCCGTGCTGGTGGCCGTGCTGGTGGCCGGCtgctgctcctcctcctcctcctcctcctcctcttcctcctcctcctcctcctccgccccACCTCGGACTCCAGCCTCCTCAGCGGCCTCTTCTGGCAGGAAGGAGACCTCAGGTGTCTTGCAGCTGCTATCCACAGTCTGCGAGTCGGGCGTGAGAGCAGGGGGTGGAGGGGCCGCCTTGGGGGGCGGGGTGCTAGGGGCCTTCGCTGCCCGCTCTTCCCCGGACCAGGAAGTCTCCTCGGCCCCTTTGGCTCCCGCCGCCTGGCTGCAGCTGTCCGCCTTGGACTTCTTCAGCGTCGCAGGGCCACTGCCCCCACCGCCACTGCCCCCACCGCTGCGGATCTTTTTCCTGGTCTTGGATGGCTTGGTCTTTCCCTTGGTCCCCTTGGCTTTCTTGGCCCCAGCCTTGGCCTTGACCTTGGTCTTTTTGGGCTTGGTGCTGCCCTGAGCTGCTTTGGCCACCTCAGTAGGGGCCCTCTCATCCGGCTTGAGGAAGGGGGAGCGGCTCTCTCGGTCTCGGCTGAACTTGACTCCGATGGAGCCCAGGCCAGCAGACGTGGCCTCCTTGGCTGATGTGGTGCTGCTGACACCCTCTCGGATCAGCACGGCCACCTTGGACTGTAGCTTCACCTTCCGGGAGGATGAGGAGGACGACGAGGACGAGGAGCCTGAGCCGCTGCTGACAGGTGGCTTTGGCGGGGGCCCTGAAGAGGGCGCCAACTCCTTGGGGGGCCGGGCCTTCTTGGATGACCTGTCCCTGTCCCTATCTCTGTCCCTGTCCCGGTCCCGATCCCCCCCATCCAGTGCCTTCCGCCGTGATCCCTTCTCccgggaggaagaggaggaggaggcagccCCAGAGCGGCGCCGGTCCTTCTCACTGCTCTTGCCTCCCCGCTCCTCGGCGCTCAGTCCCTCGGAGTCGTATAGGACCTCGCGCTTGGGCGATGAGGCCGGAGCCGGTGAGGGGCCTCGGGGGTCAGGCTTGTCCGGCCGGCCCACGGTGATGGTCCGCTTGATGGCAAAGAGATCGTGGTCCGTGAGGTCCTGGATGGAGGGCGGCACGGCCCCCCGGCGGCGGCTGTCTCGCTCTCCGCCCAAGGAGGTGGAGCCGGAGGGCGGCTGGGCCGGGGCAAGGCCCTTCTCACTGTCCCCAGACCGCTTCTCGCCCCGGGACCGCGAccgcttcttcttcttcttgctgCCACCGCCATCCCGGTGCTTGCCGCGGTGCCGCTCGCGCCTGGAAGACGACGACGAGGAGGTGGCCGGGGGCGGGGAGTTcgagcgccgccgccgccgcctttTCTCCCGAGACCGGGACCTGCGGCTGCCCCCGCGGCGCCGGTCGGTGCTCCGCGAGCGGCGGCGGGCGGAGCGGGACCGCGAGCGGCGGCGGGCGGACGACGAGGCGTGGGAGCCCGGC
Above is a window of Phocoena sinus isolate mPhoSin1 chromosome 19, mPhoSin1.pri, whole genome shotgun sequence DNA encoding:
- the IRF3 gene encoding interferon regulatory factor 3 isoform X3, with translation MGTQKPRILPWLVSQLDQGQLEGVAWLDESRTRFRIPWKHGLRQDAQLEDFGIFQAWAEASGAYTPGKDKPDLPTWKRNFRSALNRKEALRLAEDHSKDPHNPHKIYEFVTSGVGNLAEPDTSLDTNGRFSASDIQEDILEKLLSDMDLAPDGGPSSLTMAPENPPQLLLGPNLDVPAPCPKPGPPENPLKQLLESEEDLIAFIEGSGRSPRYTLWFCVGQSWPQDQPWVKRLVMVKVVPMCLRALLDMARVGGASSLENTVDLHISNSQPLSLTSDQYKAYLQDLVEDMDF
- the IRF3 gene encoding interferon regulatory factor 3 isoform X1; this encodes MGTQKPRILPWLVSQLDQGQLEGVAWLDESRTRFRIPWKHGLRQDAQLEDFGIFQAWAEASGAYTPGKDKPDLPTWKRNFRSALNRKEALRLAEDHSKDPHNPHKIYEFVTSGVGNLAEPDTSLDTNGRFSASDIQEDILEKLLSDMDLAPDGGPSSLTMAPENPPQLLLGPNLDVPAPCPKPGPPENPLKQLLESEEEWEFEVTVFYRGCQVFQQTVFCPGGLRLVGSEAGDRTLPGQPIRLPDPAASLTDRGVTDYVQRVLSCLGGGLALWRAGQWLWAQRLGHCRVYWAVGEELLPNSGHRPDGEVPKDREGGVFNIGPFIADLIAFIEGSGRSPRYTLWFCVGQSWPQDQPWVKRLVMVKVVPMCLRALLDMARVGGASSLENTVDLHISNSQPLSLTSDQYKAYLQDLVEDMDF
- the IRF3 gene encoding interferon regulatory factor 3 isoform X2, producing the protein MHPGEFGASGAWAEASGAYTPGKDKPDLPTWKRNFRSALNRKEALRLAEDHSKDPHNPHKIYEFVTSGVGNLAEPDTSLDTNGRFSASDIQEDILEKLLSDMDLAPDGGPSSLTMAPENPPQLLLGPNLDVPAPCPKPGPPENPLKQLLESEEEWEFEVTVFYRGCQVFQQTVFCPGGLRLVGSEAGDRTLPGQPIRLPDPAASLTDRGVTDYVQRVLSCLGGGLALWRAGQWLWAQRLGHCRVYWAVGEELLPNSGHRPDGEVPKDREGGVFNIGPFIADLIAFIEGSGRSPRYTLWFCVGQSWPQDQPWVKRLVMVKVVPMCLRALLDMARVGGASSLENTVDLHISNSQPLSLTSDQYKAYLQDLVEDMDF